The following are encoded together in the Microterricola viridarii genome:
- a CDS encoding DUF305 domain-containing protein produces the protein MADALQTDSVHTDAELTDAADAETGVPAASARPRLAGRAVVAIIAVIALVVVALVSFSIGRLSTIGATPSDTSAEAGFARDMQAHHVQGVEMAMIIRDRTDDPETRLLGYDIATTQGQQSGQLYGWLSEWGLGQYGSEPSMTWMTRPALNGAVGHVHGGTDAASTDHVPGGPMPGMATAEQLAELQAASGVEAERLFLTLMIAHHKGALEMAESVLERSDNSVIVPFANSVLASQQSEIDLMESMLAKRQ, from the coding sequence GTGGCGGACGCCCTGCAGACCGATTCGGTGCACACCGACGCTGAGCTGACGGATGCCGCCGACGCCGAGACCGGCGTGCCTGCGGCATCCGCTCGCCCGCGCCTGGCCGGCCGGGCCGTCGTGGCGATCATCGCCGTCATCGCGCTCGTCGTCGTGGCTCTCGTGTCGTTCTCGATCGGCCGGCTGAGCACGATCGGCGCCACGCCCAGCGACACCAGTGCAGAGGCGGGCTTCGCCCGCGACATGCAGGCGCACCACGTGCAGGGCGTCGAGATGGCGATGATCATCCGCGACCGCACCGACGACCCCGAGACGCGACTGCTCGGCTACGACATCGCGACCACCCAGGGCCAGCAGTCCGGCCAACTCTACGGCTGGCTGAGTGAGTGGGGCCTGGGCCAGTACGGCTCGGAGCCGTCGATGACGTGGATGACGCGGCCGGCGTTGAACGGCGCGGTCGGGCACGTGCACGGCGGCACCGATGCGGCGAGCACCGACCACGTTCCCGGCGGCCCCATGCCCGGCATGGCGACCGCTGAGCAGCTCGCCGAGCTGCAGGCGGCCAGCGGTGTCGAGGCGGAGCGGCTGTTCCTGACGCTGATGATCGCCCACCACAAGGGCGCACTGGAGATGGCGGAGTCGGTGCTGGAACGCAGCGACAACTCGGTCATCGTGCCGTTCGCCAACTCGGTGCTGGCCAGCCAGCAGTCCGAGATCGACCTGATGGAGTCGATGCTGGCCAAGCGCCAGTAA
- a CDS encoding ABC transporter ATP-binding protein: MSGVPGGGGRGGGGGGGGGRGGRVSAADEKAQRAINAEAPEIPHLLTRIAALFAPHKPQLVITVVLVLIGAGLSVIPPLITQRVFDHALFPASGGPDLTLLAWLVGAMVVVFVVSALLGVWQTWLTATVGNSVMGTLRVRLFTHLQAMELSFFTRTKTGVIQSRLQNDVGGVASVLTNTISSVLGNTVTVIAAFIAMLLLNWQLTLIAVVLMPFMVIAQRRVGQVRARIAAKTQESLSEMTAITQETLSVSGILLSKSFTRQGTEIARYADENANQVTLQVRQQMSGQWFFALVSIFLSSIPAIVYLAAGYLIAGGATDVTAGTIVAFTTVQARLMFPLMGLMRVALDLQTSTALFARIFEYLDLKPAIVDAPNALTLPTDGAAASAARSVGQGAAELGRVEFDRVSFRYPDQAESERPTLDEVSFTVEPGQYAAFVGPSGAGKTTVSYLVPRLYEASSGAVRFAGVDVRDLTQQSLVSHIGIVSQETYLFHATIAENLRYARPDATDAELERAARAANIHETIAGFPAGYDTLVGERGYRLSGGEKQRIAIARVLLKDPAVLVLDEATSALDVISERIVQAALDDAARGRTTIAIAHRLSTVVNADVIFVVEAGRLVERGTHGELLALGGVYARLFAEQSALSAIAGPLPVADLPE, translated from the coding sequence ATGAGCGGAGTACCAGGCGGCGGCGGACGAGGCGGCGGCGGGGGTGGCGGTGGAGGCCGCGGCGGGCGTGTCAGCGCGGCCGACGAGAAGGCGCAACGGGCGATCAACGCCGAGGCGCCCGAGATCCCGCACCTGCTGACGCGCATCGCGGCGCTGTTCGCCCCGCACAAGCCCCAGCTCGTCATCACCGTCGTGCTCGTACTGATCGGGGCGGGGCTCAGCGTCATCCCGCCGCTGATCACGCAACGTGTGTTCGACCACGCGCTGTTCCCGGCATCCGGCGGCCCCGACCTCACGCTGCTCGCCTGGCTGGTCGGTGCCATGGTCGTGGTGTTCGTCGTCAGCGCGCTGCTCGGCGTCTGGCAGACCTGGCTCACCGCCACGGTCGGCAACTCGGTGATGGGCACGCTGCGGGTGCGCCTGTTCACCCACCTGCAGGCGATGGAGCTGAGCTTCTTCACCCGCACCAAGACCGGCGTCATCCAATCGCGGCTGCAGAACGACGTCGGCGGCGTCGCCAGCGTGCTGACCAACACGATCTCCAGCGTGCTCGGCAACACCGTCACCGTGATCGCGGCGTTCATCGCGATGCTGCTGCTGAACTGGCAGCTCACCCTGATCGCCGTCGTGCTGATGCCGTTCATGGTCATCGCCCAGCGCCGGGTCGGCCAGGTGCGGGCCCGCATCGCCGCCAAGACGCAGGAGTCGCTGTCGGAAATGACGGCGATCACGCAGGAGACGCTGTCGGTCAGCGGCATCCTGCTCTCCAAGAGCTTCACCCGGCAGGGCACCGAGATCGCCCGCTACGCCGACGAGAACGCCAACCAGGTGACGCTGCAGGTGCGCCAGCAGATGAGCGGCCAGTGGTTCTTCGCCCTCGTCAGCATCTTCCTCTCCAGCATCCCGGCGATCGTCTACCTGGCCGCCGGCTACCTGATCGCCGGCGGCGCCACCGACGTGACGGCGGGCACCATCGTCGCCTTCACCACGGTGCAGGCCCGGCTGATGTTCCCGCTGATGGGCCTGATGCGGGTCGCGCTGGACCTGCAGACCTCCACGGCACTGTTCGCCCGCATCTTCGAGTACCTCGACCTGAAGCCCGCGATCGTCGACGCCCCGAATGCCCTGACGCTGCCGACCGATGGTGCCGCGGCATCCGCGGCTCGAAGCGTCGGCCAGGGGGCAGCGGAGCTTGGCCGGGTCGAGTTCGACCGGGTCAGCTTCCGCTACCCGGACCAGGCCGAGAGCGAGCGGCCCACCCTCGACGAGGTGTCGTTCACGGTCGAGCCCGGCCAGTACGCGGCCTTCGTCGGGCCGAGCGGAGCGGGCAAGACGACGGTGTCGTACCTGGTGCCGCGGCTCTATGAGGCCTCGAGCGGGGCGGTGCGCTTCGCCGGGGTCGACGTGCGCGACCTCACCCAGCAATCGCTGGTCTCACACATCGGCATCGTGAGCCAGGAAACGTACCTCTTCCACGCGACGATCGCCGAGAACCTGCGCTACGCCCGGCCGGATGCCACCGACGCCGAGCTGGAGAGGGCGGCTCGCGCGGCGAACATCCACGAGACCATCGCCGGGTTCCCGGCCGGCTACGACACCCTGGTCGGCGAGCGTGGCTACCGGCTCTCAGGCGGCGAGAAGCAGCGCATCGCAATCGCGCGCGTGCTGCTGAAAGACCCGGCCGTGCTGGTGTTGGACGAGGCGACGAGCGCGCTCGACGTGATCTCGGAGCGGATCGTTCAGGCGGCGCTGGACGACGCGGCGCGCGGTCGCACGACGATCGCGATCGCGCACCGGCTCTCGACCGTGGTCAACGCCGACGTCATCTTCGTGGTCGAGGCGGGCCGGCTGGTCGAGCGCGGAACGCATGGCGAGCTACTCGCCCTCGGCGGGGTGTACGCCCGCCTGTTCGCAGAGCAGAGTGCACTCTCGGCGATCGCCGGGCCGCTGCCGGTGGCCGACCTGCCCGAGTAG
- a CDS encoding GNAT family N-acetyltransferase: protein MSRVSRRLNESESALSERHLREAFGITGEVTGPRRPFERYGLFEGDALVAQAFDIHMHTLIGGAELATAGIGNVTVAPEYRGSGAAQTIMVDTLTAARQRGALISTLFGAAPALYRSLGFELIARPKRWKIPMAAAAGIRVPAGLALRESTPDDAAALLDVYRQAARRSAFAVHRDESSWPEFSRVSVVHDGQRVLGYLAWRTETENDEVALRVEEVAALSPGAYAALMRSVASWSSVVRVATMAGVDAHPALAQLTGNTIPGRRTPYMLRVLDVAGALAGRQWARLDGGAVIAVDDEVFADNAGGWALAVAGGAMAVQPAAEADAGVRFTARGLAAWFSGSASVASIADAGHATIVDEDAAALLDGWAVLPTTWISENF from the coding sequence ATGAGCCGGGTCAGCCGCCGGCTCAATGAGTCGGAGTCCGCGCTCTCCGAACGGCACCTGCGGGAGGCCTTCGGCATCACGGGGGAGGTCACCGGGCCGAGGCGTCCGTTCGAACGCTACGGGCTGTTCGAGGGGGACGCGCTCGTCGCGCAGGCGTTCGACATCCACATGCACACGCTGATCGGCGGCGCCGAACTGGCCACGGCCGGCATCGGCAATGTCACCGTCGCCCCGGAGTACCGCGGCAGTGGGGCGGCACAGACGATCATGGTCGACACCCTGACCGCAGCCAGGCAGCGCGGTGCCCTGATCTCGACGCTCTTCGGGGCGGCGCCGGCCCTCTACCGCTCGCTGGGCTTCGAGCTGATCGCCCGCCCGAAGCGGTGGAAGATCCCGATGGCAGCGGCGGCCGGCATCCGCGTGCCTGCCGGGCTCGCCCTGCGCGAGTCCACCCCGGATGACGCGGCCGCCCTGCTCGACGTCTACCGGCAGGCCGCGCGCCGCAGCGCGTTCGCCGTGCACCGCGACGAGAGCAGCTGGCCGGAGTTCTCGCGGGTGAGCGTCGTGCACGACGGGCAGCGCGTGCTCGGCTACCTCGCCTGGAGGACGGAGACCGAGAACGACGAGGTGGCGCTGCGCGTCGAGGAGGTCGCGGCGCTCAGCCCCGGCGCCTACGCGGCGCTCATGCGCTCGGTGGCGAGCTGGAGCTCGGTCGTCAGGGTGGCGACGATGGCGGGCGTCGACGCTCACCCCGCGCTCGCCCAGCTCACCGGCAACACGATTCCGGGGCGGCGCACGCCGTACATGCTGCGCGTGCTCGACGTCGCCGGGGCGCTTGCCGGGCGGCAATGGGCCCGCCTCGACGGCGGCGCGGTGATCGCCGTCGACGACGAGGTGTTCGCCGACAACGCCGGAGGCTGGGCGCTGGCCGTGGCCGGCGGGGCGATGGCCGTGCAGCCAGCGGCGGAGGCGGATGCGGGCGTGCGGTTCACCGCCCGCGGCCTGGCCGCCTGGTTCAGCGGCTCGGCCAGCGTGGCCAGCATCGCGGATGCCGGGCACGCGACCATCGTCGACGAGGACGCGGCCGCCCTGCTCGACGGGTGGGCCGTGCTGCCGACCACCTGGATCTCTGAGAACTTCTAG
- a CDS encoding carbohydrate ABC transporter permease, translating into MSPTETELVTTKDAGGAKRGGGRARFGTTDTSTTGGRVKHRLTNRWATLAALVIAVFWTLPTLGLFITSIRPAADINVSGWWTWFANPSVTLDNYAQVLEAGNSQLNMAGAFINSIAITIPATLIPLVLASLAAYAFAWIDFKGRNILFIGVFALQIVPLQMALVPLLSLFSRGVKIGNVELFSSFSASNSYTQVWIAHSIFALPLAIFLLHNFVTEIPSEVIEAARVDGAGHGQIFYRIVLPLTVPAIASVAIFQFLWVWNDLLVALVFADGKVAPITKLLAEISGSRGQDWNLLTAGAFVAIIVPLIVFFALQRYFVRGLLAGSTKG; encoded by the coding sequence ATGAGCCCCACGGAGACCGAGCTGGTCACAACGAAGGACGCCGGCGGCGCCAAGCGCGGCGGCGGGCGGGCGCGGTTCGGGACAACGGACACCAGCACCACCGGCGGCCGGGTGAAGCACCGACTGACGAACCGGTGGGCAACGCTGGCGGCACTCGTGATCGCCGTGTTCTGGACGCTGCCGACCCTCGGACTGTTCATCACCTCGATCCGCCCGGCCGCCGACATCAACGTCTCCGGCTGGTGGACCTGGTTCGCCAACCCGAGTGTGACGCTCGACAACTACGCCCAGGTTTTGGAGGCCGGCAACAGCCAGCTGAACATGGCGGGCGCGTTCATCAACTCGATCGCCATCACCATCCCGGCGACGCTGATCCCGCTGGTGCTGGCCAGCCTCGCCGCCTACGCCTTCGCCTGGATCGACTTCAAGGGGCGCAATATCCTCTTCATCGGAGTCTTCGCCCTGCAGATCGTGCCGCTGCAGATGGCACTCGTGCCGCTGCTCAGCCTGTTCTCGCGCGGGGTCAAGATTGGCAACGTGGAGCTGTTCAGCAGCTTCAGTGCCTCGAACTCCTACACTCAGGTGTGGATCGCGCACTCGATCTTCGCGCTGCCGCTGGCGATCTTCCTGCTGCACAATTTCGTCACCGAGATCCCCTCAGAGGTGATCGAGGCCGCACGGGTGGACGGTGCAGGACACGGCCAGATCTTCTACCGGATCGTGCTGCCGTTGACCGTTCCGGCCATCGCCTCCGTCGCGATCTTCCAGTTCCTGTGGGTGTGGAACGACCTCCTCGTCGCGCTCGTCTTCGCCGACGGCAAGGTAGCGCCGATCACCAAGCTGCTGGCCGAGATCAGCGGCAGCCGCGGGCAGGACTGGAACCTGCTGACGGCCGGTGCATTCGTGGCCATCATCGTTCCGCTGATCGTGTTCTTCGCGCTGCAACGCTACTTCGTGCGCGGTCTGCTGGCCGGGTCGACCAAGGGGTAG
- a CDS encoding carbohydrate ABC transporter permease, with product MSAFFSWIATLPALLQVVVVVLSFGAAIAVLIFLLEVAPRSGRKFTVIRLAACVLIPALVFLFLGSLWWAAAVAAVLGGLFFWLDMRARQGAGYLFQLVGFLAPAVVLLSIGLIYPTIITTIAAFMNSRGNRFVGFENFVWIFTQETGIRTVINTIIWVLFVPVLSTIFGLAYAVFIDKSRGEKYFKALVFMPMAISFVGASIIWRFVYAARPADQQQIGLLNQVVVMFGGQPVDWLANSPWNTFFLIVVMIWIQTGFAMVVLSAAIKGVPVEQLEAAEIDGANAWQRFRNVTVQAIRPSLVVVLTTISIVSLKVFDIVRTMTAGANSTSVLANEMYSQWKGFELGRSAALALVLFLLVVPIIVYNARQISKQREIR from the coding sequence GTGTCCGCGTTCTTTAGCTGGATAGCGACATTGCCGGCGTTGCTGCAAGTCGTTGTGGTGGTGCTGAGCTTCGGGGCCGCGATCGCCGTGCTCATCTTCCTGCTGGAGGTCGCACCGCGCAGCGGCCGCAAGTTCACGGTGATCCGGCTCGCCGCGTGCGTGCTGATCCCCGCTCTGGTGTTCTTGTTCCTCGGCTCGCTCTGGTGGGCCGCGGCCGTCGCTGCCGTGCTCGGTGGCCTCTTCTTCTGGCTCGACATGCGGGCGCGGCAAGGTGCCGGCTACCTGTTCCAACTCGTCGGGTTCCTCGCCCCGGCCGTGGTTCTGCTCTCCATCGGCCTCATTTACCCGACCATCATCACCACGATCGCCGCCTTCATGAACAGTCGCGGCAACCGCTTCGTCGGCTTCGAGAACTTCGTCTGGATCTTCACGCAGGAGACCGGCATCCGCACCGTCATCAACACCATCATCTGGGTGTTGTTCGTGCCGGTGCTCTCGACGATCTTCGGGCTGGCCTATGCCGTCTTCATCGACAAGTCGCGCGGGGAGAAATACTTCAAGGCTCTCGTGTTCATGCCGATGGCCATCTCGTTCGTCGGCGCCAGCATCATCTGGCGCTTCGTGTACGCGGCCCGGCCGGCCGACCAGCAGCAGATCGGCCTGCTCAACCAGGTGGTCGTGATGTTCGGCGGCCAACCCGTCGACTGGTTGGCGAACTCGCCGTGGAACACGTTCTTCCTGATCGTCGTGATGATCTGGATCCAGACCGGATTCGCCATGGTCGTGCTCTCCGCGGCGATCAAAGGCGTTCCGGTCGAACAGCTGGAGGCGGCAGAGATCGACGGCGCCAATGCCTGGCAGCGCTTCCGCAATGTGACGGTGCAGGCGATCAGGCCCTCGCTCGTCGTGGTGCTCACCACGATCTCCATCGTCTCGCTCAAGGTGTTCGACATCGTGCGCACCATGACAGCCGGCGCAAACTCGACCAGCGTGCTCGCCAATGAGATGTACAGCCAGTGGAAGGGCTTCGAACTCGGCCGCTCGGCCGCACTGGCGCTGGTGCTGTTCCTGCTCGTCGTGCCCATCATCGTCTACAACGCCAGACAGATCAGCAAGCAGAGGGAGATCCGATGA
- a CDS encoding ABC transporter substrate-binding protein: MQLKNSRRVLLPVAALAAFGLVLSGCASDSGSGGDSSAPAGPGDAGTADGVVTVYGTIVDTEAELLEKSWADWEKANNIDIQYEGSKEFETQIAIRAQGGNAPDLGIFPQPGLFSDMVSRDYIQPAPDGVASNVKDGWSEDWASYATVDGTLFGAPLMASVKGFIWYSPAQFKEWGVEVPTTWDEMMTLTKTIQAKTGKPPWCAGFGSDAATGWPGTDWVEDLVLRQAGPETYDKWVKHEIPFTDPAIADAFNSVGDILLQTDYVNAGFGDVKSINSTPFGDVARVMGDGSCALTHQASFFDGFLQDPKNGNATVGPDADIWAFITPSVKAGGTAVTGGGEIVAAFSNDADTAKVQEYLSSADWANSRVALGGVLSANKGLDPANASSPILQESIKILQDPNTTFRFDASDLMPGIVGAGSFWTGMVDWINGKPTDEVLKTIDASWPSE; the protein is encoded by the coding sequence ATGCAGTTGAAGAATTCTCGCCGGGTACTTCTGCCCGTGGCCGCTCTCGCGGCTTTCGGGCTGGTGCTCTCCGGCTGTGCATCGGATTCGGGAAGCGGCGGTGACAGCAGCGCACCGGCCGGTCCGGGCGATGCGGGCACGGCCGACGGCGTTGTGACCGTCTATGGCACGATCGTCGACACCGAGGCTGAGCTGCTGGAGAAGTCGTGGGCCGACTGGGAGAAGGCCAACAACATCGACATCCAGTACGAGGGCAGCAAGGAGTTCGAGACCCAGATCGCGATCCGCGCGCAGGGCGGCAACGCCCCGGACCTCGGCATCTTCCCGCAGCCCGGTCTCTTCTCTGACATGGTCTCGCGCGACTACATCCAGCCGGCACCCGACGGCGTTGCCAGCAACGTCAAGGACGGCTGGTCCGAGGACTGGGCGAGCTACGCGACGGTCGACGGCACGCTCTTCGGCGCTCCGCTCATGGCCAGTGTGAAGGGCTTCATCTGGTACTCGCCGGCACAGTTCAAGGAGTGGGGCGTCGAGGTTCCGACCACGTGGGACGAGATGATGACGCTCACCAAGACCATCCAGGCGAAGACGGGCAAGCCGCCGTGGTGCGCCGGCTTCGGCTCGGACGCGGCGACCGGCTGGCCGGGCACCGACTGGGTCGAGGACCTCGTGCTGCGCCAGGCCGGGCCGGAGACCTACGACAAGTGGGTCAAGCACGAGATCCCGTTCACCGACCCCGCCATTGCCGATGCGTTCAACTCCGTCGGGGACATCCTGCTCCAGACCGACTACGTCAACGCCGGATTCGGCGACGTCAAGTCGATCAACTCCACGCCATTCGGTGATGTGGCCCGCGTGATGGGCGACGGCAGCTGCGCGCTCACCCACCAGGCCAGCTTCTTCGACGGCTTCCTGCAGGACCCGAAGAACGGCAACGCAACCGTCGGGCCGGATGCCGACATCTGGGCGTTCATCACCCCGTCGGTCAAGGCCGGCGGAACCGCCGTCACCGGTGGTGGCGAGATCGTCGCCGCGTTCTCCAACGACGCCGACACCGCCAAGGTGCAGGAGTACCTCTCGAGTGCCGACTGGGCGAACAGCCGCGTCGCCCTCGGCGGCGTGCTGAGCGCCAACAAGGGTCTCGACCCGGCGAACGCCTCCAGCCCGATTCTGCAGGAGTCCATCAAGATCCTGCAGGACCCGAACACCACGTTCCGTTTCGACGCCTCTGACCTGATGCCCGGCATCGTGGGAGCCGGCTCGTTCTGGACCGGGATGGTCGACTGGATCAACGGCAAGCCGACCGACGAGGTGTTGAAGACGATCGACGCCTCGTGGCCGTCCGAATAA
- a CDS encoding MFS transporter, with product MTETLEERTSILRQPKAVWAVAFASVVAFMGIGLVDPILPAIASELQATPTETVMLFTSYLVITGVAMFFTSWISSRIGSKKTLLIGLALIVVFALAAGLAGDIETIIGFRAGWGLGNALFISTALATIVGAASGGTSSAIILYEAALGLGLAIGPLLGGLLGSISWRGPFFGTAALMAIGFIALLVLLQPAPAGATKPTPTRLSAPFRALARPALGILAAAAVFYNFAFFVLLAYTPFALVPLGVGDAISLGLVFFGWGVSVAITSVWVAPILTKRMPRTRVLWLVMPLLAVDLLVMALLVDSLPAVIIGVVVGGMLLGVLNTVLTECVMEATDLPRSVASSAYSGVRFLGGAVAPPVATLLAEALSPSAPFFAGALAVLVSVTIVIVGRKALRSADGHVETALVEAEAIGIGDA from the coding sequence ATGACAGAAACGCTCGAGGAGCGAACCAGTATTCTGCGACAGCCGAAGGCGGTGTGGGCGGTCGCCTTCGCCAGCGTCGTCGCGTTCATGGGTATCGGCCTGGTCGACCCGATCCTGCCGGCCATTGCCAGCGAGCTGCAGGCAACGCCGACAGAGACCGTGATGCTGTTCACCAGCTACCTCGTCATCACCGGTGTCGCGATGTTCTTCACCAGCTGGATCTCCAGCAGGATCGGCTCCAAGAAGACGCTGCTCATCGGCCTGGCACTGATCGTGGTGTTCGCGCTCGCGGCCGGCCTCGCCGGTGACATCGAGACGATCATCGGCTTCCGGGCCGGCTGGGGCCTCGGCAACGCGCTGTTCATCTCAACCGCGCTGGCGACCATCGTCGGCGCGGCATCCGGCGGCACCTCCTCTGCGATCATTCTCTACGAGGCGGCACTCGGGCTCGGCCTCGCCATCGGCCCGCTGCTGGGCGGCCTGCTCGGCAGCATCAGCTGGCGCGGGCCGTTTTTCGGCACGGCGGCACTCATGGCCATCGGATTCATCGCGCTGCTCGTGCTGTTGCAGCCCGCCCCAGCCGGCGCCACGAAGCCGACCCCGACGCGGCTCTCGGCGCCCTTCCGTGCGCTGGCCCGGCCAGCCCTCGGCATCCTGGCTGCCGCCGCCGTCTTCTACAACTTCGCCTTCTTCGTGCTCCTGGCTTACACGCCGTTCGCGCTGGTTCCGCTCGGCGTCGGTGACGCGATCAGCCTCGGCCTGGTCTTCTTCGGCTGGGGCGTCTCGGTGGCGATCACCTCGGTGTGGGTGGCGCCGATCCTGACCAAGCGGATGCCGCGCACCCGCGTGCTCTGGCTGGTGATGCCGTTGCTGGCCGTCGACCTGCTCGTCATGGCCCTGCTCGTCGACTCGCTGCCGGCTGTGATCATCGGCGTCGTGGTCGGCGGCATGCTGCTCGGCGTGCTCAACACCGTGCTCACCGAGTGCGTGATGGAGGCGACCGATCTGCCGCGCTCCGTCGCCTCGAGCGCCTACTCGGGCGTGCGCTTCCTCGGCGGCGCGGTCGCGCCGCCCGTCGCGACCCTGCTGGCCGAGGCGCTCTCGCCCTCTGCCCCGTTCTTCGCCGGGGCGCTGGCCGTACTCGTCTCGGTGACGATCGTGATCGTCGGCCGCAAGGCGCTGCGAAGCGCTGACGGGCACGTCGAGACGGCGCTGGTCGAGGCCGAGGCGATCGGCATCGGCGACGCATAA
- a CDS encoding MarR family winged helix-turn-helix transcriptional regulator yields the protein MTNTTDRLPEVLGELIVVSNKLTRMAAQLTEGAESPAIWRTLSALRDAGPVRLGELALLSRVAQPTMTKLVHTLVERGWVERIADPADARATVLAATSSGHAALAAWRAELIAAILPQFDGLDPDEVAAIARAVQIVHQRLDAPSSTPKEA from the coding sequence ATGACGAACACGACCGACCGACTCCCCGAGGTGCTCGGCGAACTCATCGTCGTGAGCAACAAGCTCACGCGCATGGCGGCGCAACTCACCGAGGGGGCGGAGTCACCCGCTATCTGGCGCACGCTGAGCGCCCTGCGCGACGCCGGGCCGGTGCGCCTCGGCGAGCTGGCGTTGCTCAGCCGCGTCGCCCAGCCCACCATGACCAAGCTCGTGCACACGCTCGTTGAACGCGGCTGGGTAGAGCGGATCGCCGACCCGGCCGATGCCAGGGCGACCGTTCTCGCCGCAACGAGCAGCGGCCACGCCGCGCTCGCGGCGTGGCGGGCCGAACTCATCGCGGCCATCCTGCCGCAGTTCGACGGGCTCGACCCTGACGAGGTGGCGGCCATCGCCCGCGCCGTGCAGATCGTGCACCAGCGGCTGGACGCCCCATCCTCAACACCGAAAGAAGCATGA
- the rplL gene encoding 50S ribosomal protein L7/L12 has product MAKLTTEELLEQFSGLTLVELSEFVKAFEEKFEVTAAAPVAAAGGAGAAAEEVEEKDSFDVILEAAGDKKIQVIKTVRELTSLGLGEAKAVVDGAPKAVLEGANKETAEKAKAALEEAGATVTLK; this is encoded by the coding sequence ATGGCGAAGCTCACCACTGAAGAGCTGCTCGAGCAGTTTTCCGGCCTGACCCTTGTCGAGCTCAGCGAGTTCGTGAAGGCGTTCGAAGAGAAGTTCGAGGTCACCGCGGCCGCTCCCGTCGCCGCTGCCGGTGGCGCGGGCGCCGCTGCTGAAGAGGTTGAGGAGAAGGACTCCTTCGACGTCATCCTCGAGGCTGCTGGCGACAAGAAGATCCAGGTCATCAAGACCGTCCGCGAGCTCACCTCGCTCGGTCTTGGCGAGGCCAAGGCTGTCGTCGATGGCGCCCCCAAGGCTGTCCTCGAAGGCGCAAACAAGGAGACCGCCGAGAAGGCGAAGGCTGCCCTCGAAGAGGCCGGCGCTACCGTCACCCTCAAGTAA
- the rplJ gene encoding 50S ribosomal protein L10, with protein sequence MANKEATVAELTNLFETSTAVLLTEYRGLTVAQLKQLRGNIRQDASYAVVKNTLTKIAANNAGITTLDADLVGPSAVAFVHGDFVAAAKAVRDFAKANPSLVIKGGIFEGKALNADEVNKYASLESREVLLAKAAGMMKATMGKAAATIDALREKLETAAA encoded by the coding sequence ATGGCGAACAAGGAAGCCACGGTTGCCGAGCTCACGAACCTGTTCGAGACCTCGACCGCCGTTCTGCTGACCGAATACCGCGGCCTGACGGTTGCCCAGCTCAAGCAGCTGCGCGGCAACATCCGTCAGGACGCGAGCTACGCCGTGGTGAAGAACACGCTGACCAAGATCGCCGCGAACAACGCGGGGATCACGACGCTGGATGCCGACCTCGTCGGCCCGTCCGCCGTCGCCTTCGTGCACGGCGACTTTGTCGCCGCCGCAAAGGCCGTTCGTGACTTCGCCAAGGCAAACCCGAGTCTTGTGATCAAGGGCGGCATCTTCGAGGGTAAGGCCCTCAATGCCGACGAGGTCAACAAGTACGCCTCGCTCGAGAGCCGCGAGGTTCTGCTTGCGAAGGCAGCGGGAATGATGAAGGCGACGATGGGCAAGGCTGCCGCCACCATCGACGCGCTTCGCGAAAAGCTGGAGACCGCGGCCGCGTAA